From Lampris incognitus isolate fLamInc1 chromosome 13, fLamInc1.hap2, whole genome shotgun sequence, one genomic window encodes:
- the LOC130122929 gene encoding uncharacterized protein LOC130122929 translates to MAVTHPDAEALDVETRGQSTSKTWHRVRTQRLSSSDYKSIVSRVADFETLAARMQRPKRTVQTQAMMRGIELEPIAAIQYEEVTGHSVSTCGFSINPNAPHLGASPDRKVVDDSGQLQGLLEIKCPDVDSFVECKYLSLRPDGSFALKHSHGYYNQMMGQMGITGMMWCDFFMKCQDDYHLERIYFDAEEWENMKTKLDLFFFEYFLPLLCQ, encoded by the exons ATGGCTGTCACCCACCCTGATGCTGAGGCACTGGACGTTGAGACAAGGGGGCAGAGCACAAGTAAGACCTGGCACCGTGTCCGCACCCAGCGTCTGTCATCATCAGACTACAAGAGCATAGTCTCAAG GGTGGCAGACTTTGAGACTCTGGCAGCCAGAATGCAGAGACCGAAGAGGACTGTGCAGACACAGGCCATGATGAGAGGAATTGAGTTGGAGCCCATTGCAGCTATACAGTATGAGGAAGTAACTGGACACTCGGTCTCCACTTGCGGTTTCTCCATCAACCCCAACGCCCCACATTTGGGTGCCTCCCCTGACCGAAAGGTGGTGGATGACTCCGGTCAGCTTCAGGGACTGCTGGAAAtcaagtgtcctgatgtggacagctttgtggagtgcaagtacctttctctaagaccagatggatcttttgctctcaaacacagccatggctactataatcagatgatgggacaaatgggaatCACAGGGATGATGTGGTGTGACTTTTTTATGAAGTGCCAAGATGACTACCACCTGGAGCGAATCTACTTTGAtgcggaggaatgggagaatatgaaaactaagctggatcttttctttttcgagtactttctgcctctcctgtgccagtga